The genomic segment TTACGGGATCTCGGCGCTCGTTTGGATGATCGTTCTCTCCCGCGTGAATCTCAGCTACGCCTATCCGATGGTGAGCATGGGGTACGTGTTCGTCATGATCGGATCCTATTACTTTTTTCAGGAGCCGGTGACGATGCTCCGCGTATTGGGAACGCTGGTGATCGTCGGTGGAGTGATCCTCATCTCCCAATCGTAAGGGGGGGCCATGTCCCGTCCGGTGGTCATCGGCATCGCGGGGGGGACCGGGTCGGGCAAGACGACCCTCGCCGCGCGGATCGCGAAAATTCTGGAAGGAGAGTCGGTCGCCGCTCTTCATCACGACGCCTACTACATCGACCGGAGCGATCTCTCCACGGAGGATCGGGCCGCCCTCAACTACGACCACCCCTCCGCCTTCGACAACCGCATGCTCATGGGACATCTGGACGAGTTGTTGGCCGGCCGGCCGGTCGAGCGGCCGGTGTACAGTTTCGTCACCCACACCCGGACCGACGAGACGGTGCCCGTGCACGCGGCGCCGATCATTCTGCTCGAAGGGATCCTGGTTCTCGAGAACCCCGAGCTTCGCGAGAGGATGGACATCCGGATCTTCGTGGACTGCGACGAGGACGAGCGTTTGATCCGCCGCCTTCGCCGGGACATCCGGGAGAGGGGGCGGACCATCCCCGCCGCGATCGAGCAGTACCTGACCACCGTGAAACCGATGCACCGACAGTTCGTGGAGCCGTCGAAACGGTACGCCGACCTGATCGTCCCTCGGGGCGGGCGGAACCAGGTGGCGCTCGACATGATTCTCGCCCGGATCCGATCGATCCTGGAGGAAGGGGGGCGCCATTGATCGGCCCGTTTCTCCGTTCTTGCCGCCCGAAGGAGTGGTCCAAAAACCTGCTCCTTTTCGCGGGTGTCATCTTCTCGCATCATGTTCTGGAGCCGTCCTACCTGCTCCGGTCGCTGCTCGGTTTTCTCCTCTTCTCCGCCACGGCGTCGAGCATTTATCTGCTGAACGACCTGATGGACCGGGAGAAGGACCTGGCCCACCCGGTCAAACGCCGCCGCCCGATCGCCTCGGGGCGCCTGCCCGCGAGGGCCGCCTGGGTGGGGGTGATCCTTCTCGCGATCCCCTCGCTCGCGCTGGGCTATACCCTCTGGCCCTCTTTCGGCGTGAGCCTGACGGCTTATTTCGCCCTGAACTTCGCCTATTCGTTCCGGCTCAAACACATCGTGATTCTTGACGTGATGGCGATCTCCATCGGTTTCCTGATCCGGGCCATCGCCGGCGTGCAGGTGCTCCATGCCGTGGACCCGTCGGTGCTCCTGTCGCCGTGGCTCCTGGTGTGCACCTTTTTCGCCTCGCTTTTCGTGGCGGTCTGCAAGCGCCGGAGCGAGCTGATCCTTTTGAGCGAGAACGCCGGAGAGCACCGTTCCAGCTTGGACCACTACTCCCCCGTCCTCACCAACCAGATGATCACCCTCACCGCCGCCGCCACGGTCCTCTCCTTTTCGCTCTATACGATCTGGCCCGACACGGTGGAA from the Candidatus Eisenbacteria bacterium genome contains:
- a CDS encoding decaprenyl-phosphate phosphoribosyltransferase, translating into MIGPFLRSCRPKEWSKNLLLFAGVIFSHHVLEPSYLLRSLLGFLLFSATASSIYLLNDLMDREKDLAHPVKRRRPIASGRLPARAAWVGVILLAIPSLALGYTLWPSFGVSLTAYFALNFAYSFRLKHIVILDVMAISIGFLIRAIAGVQVLHAVDPSVLLSPWLLVCTFFASLFVAVCKRRSELILLSENAGEHRSSLDHYSPVLTNQMITLTAAATVLSFSLYTIWPDTVEKFGTERLIYTVPFVVYGLFRYMYLVLERGMGGNPADLLFSDHPLLLNILLWTAAVLAILYV
- the udk gene encoding uridine kinase; amino-acid sequence: MSRPVVIGIAGGTGSGKTTLAARIAKILEGESVAALHHDAYYIDRSDLSTEDRAALNYDHPSAFDNRMLMGHLDELLAGRPVERPVYSFVTHTRTDETVPVHAAPIILLEGILVLENPELRERMDIRIFVDCDEDERLIRRLRRDIRERGRTIPAAIEQYLTTVKPMHRQFVEPSKRYADLIVPRGGRNQVALDMILARIRSILEEGGRH
- a CDS encoding EamA family transporter, encoding MKNLLMIIFCVGTGSLGQLSMKRGMKAVGEINAAQVLQKMSAAFVNPYVLAGLALYGISALVWMIVLSRVNLSYAYPMVSMGYVFVMIGSYYFFQEPVTMLRVLGTLVIVGGVILISQS